In Erigeron canadensis isolate Cc75 chromosome 7, C_canadensis_v1, whole genome shotgun sequence, one DNA window encodes the following:
- the LOC122608446 gene encoding uncharacterized protein LOC122608446, protein MAEYESSHHNYTIPKETALQALNTIIQLHFEKTLEKKRSVDLQKKELWKLFQLFFLFLALVFAAQVQSPRLQCRHCWVPIGLLSLAHLIFYVSVAQTLRCINGFKYQRRCHKLTLGLATERLRQIRMRMSSVGATAGEDVVRDDYEINYQEPPDTYFGKFKRNWALHFGFLILVYMFMVSSSVVLLCF, encoded by the coding sequence ATGGCAGAATATGAAAGCAGCCACCATAACTACACCATACCAAAAGAAACCGCCCTACAAGCACTAAACACCATAATCCAACTTCATTTTGAGAAAACCCTAGAGAAGAAACGATCTGTCGACCTACAGAAAAAGGAGCTATGGAAGCTTTTCCAGCTCTTTTTCCTGTTTTTGGCCCTTGTATTTGCTGCTCAAGTCCAATCACCTAGGCTGCAATGCCGTCACTGTTGGGTACCTATTGGGCTCCTCTCTCTAGCCCACCTCATCTTTTATGTGTCAGTGGCTCAGACCCTTCGCTGCATCAATGGATTTAAGTATCAGAGACGGTGCCATAAGTTGACACTTGGGTTAGCCACCGAGCGGCTCAGACAGATCAGGATGAGAATGAGTAGTGTTGGTGCTACAGCTGGTGAAGATGTTGTGAGGGATGATTATGAGATTAATTATCAAGAGCCACCAGATACTTATTTTGGTAAGTTTAAGAGGAATTGGGCTTTGCATTTCGGGTTTTTGATATTGGTTTATATGTTTATGGTATCTTCTTCTGTTGTGCTTCTATGTTTCTAA